A region from the Rhinoderma darwinii isolate aRhiDar2 chromosome 2, aRhiDar2.hap1, whole genome shotgun sequence genome encodes:
- the MYL6 gene encoding myosin light polypeptide 6 isoform X2 — translation MCDFSEDQISDYREAFALFDRTGDGKIVFNQCGDVMRALGQNPTNAEVLKVLGNPKADELNTKTLGFDQFLPMMQTIAKNKDQGTTEDFVEGMRVFDKEGNGTVMGSEIRHVLVTLGEKMTEEEVELLLSGHEDANGCINYEEFVRHIMLA, via the exons ATG TGCGACttctcagaagatcagatctccg ATTACAGAGAGGCTTTTGCTCTCTTTGATCGTACTGGAGATGGCAAAATTGTGTTCAACCAGTGTGGGGATGTCATGCGAGCTCTGGGACAGAACCCCACAAATGCCGAGGTCCTCAAAGTCTTGGGAAACCCTAAGGCTGATG AGCTGAACACCAAGACCCTCGGCTTCGATCAGTTCCTGCCTATGATGCAAACCATTGCAAAGAACAAGGACCAGGGCACCACAGAGGACTTTGTTGAGGGGATGAGAGTATTTGATAAGGAAGGCAACGGCACTGTGATGGGGTCCGAGATCCGTCATGTTCTTGTGACACTAG GAGAAAAGATGACTGAGGAAGAGGTGGAGTTGCTATTGAGTGGCCATGAAGATGCTAATGGATGCATTAACTATGAAG AGTTTGTCAGGCACATCATGTTGGCGTGA
- the MYL6 gene encoding myosin light polypeptide 6 isoform X1 gives MCDFSEDQISDYREAFALFDRTGDGKIVFNQCGDVMRALGQNPTNAEVLKVLGNPKADELNTKTLGFDQFLPMMQTIAKNKDQGTTEDFVEGMRVFDKEGNGTVMGSEIRHVLVTLGEKMTEEEVELLLSGHEDANGCINYEELVRMVMSG, from the exons ATG TGCGACttctcagaagatcagatctccg ATTACAGAGAGGCTTTTGCTCTCTTTGATCGTACTGGAGATGGCAAAATTGTGTTCAACCAGTGTGGGGATGTCATGCGAGCTCTGGGACAGAACCCCACAAATGCCGAGGTCCTCAAAGTCTTGGGAAACCCTAAGGCTGATG AGCTGAACACCAAGACCCTCGGCTTCGATCAGTTCCTGCCTATGATGCAAACCATTGCAAAGAACAAGGACCAGGGCACCACAGAGGACTTTGTTGAGGGGATGAGAGTATTTGATAAGGAAGGCAACGGCACTGTGATGGGGTCCGAGATCCGTCATGTTCTTGTGACACTAG GAGAAAAGATGACTGAGGAAGAGGTGGAGTTGCTATTGAGTGGCCATGAAGATGCTAATGGATGCATTAACTATGAAG AACTTGTCCGGATGGTAATGAGCGGCTGA